The Jiangella sp. DSM 45060 genome contains the following window.
CGTCGCGCGACACGCTGGCGGCGGCGCTGCTCGAGGCGCTGGCCGGAGTCCGCCGCGACGAGCTCGACCGCGGCGTGTCACTGATCGGGCCGCACCGCGACGACCTCGTGCTGTCGCTCGGCCCGATGCCGGCGAAGGGGTACGCGAGCCACGGCGAGTCGTGGTCGTTCGCGCTGGCGCTGCGACTCGCCTCGTACGAGCTGTTGCGTTCTGCCGGCAGTGACCCTGTACTGGTCCTGGACGACGTGTTCGCCGAGCTCGACGGCGGCCGGCGCGACCGGCTGGCCGAGCTGACGGCGGGCGCCGAGCAGGTGCTGGTCACCGCCGCGGTGCCGGCCGACGTGCCGGCCGGGCTCACCGGGGCCAGGGTCGACGTGCTCGGCGGCGAGGTCCGGCGGGCGGAGTGACGGGAGGTGCGCGCGGCCGATGAGTGACAGCGACGATGTCACCGTTCCGAGGCCCGACGTCGACCTGCCGGCGCCGGCCACCGAGCCCGTCGGCCCCGCCGACGGTTTCACGTGGAACCCCGACGGCGAAGAGCTGGCGAAGGCGCTGCTCGCGCGGGCGAAGGCGGCCGGCCGCCCGGGCCGGCGCGCACCGTCGCGCAAGTCCGGCGACGGCGGGAGCGGCGGCCGCACCTGGCGCCGTCGCCGGGCACCGGGCGCCGGCTGGAGCGGGCCCGGCTCCGACGACCGCGACCCGCAGGCCGTGGGCTCGGCCGTCGACCGGCTGATCGGCGAGCACGGCTGGGCCGAGGACATCGCCGTGCACGGCGCCGTCGCCCGCTGGGACCACGTCGTCGGGCCCGAGGTCGCGGCGCACGTCCAGCCGGAGCACTACGAGGACGGCGTGCTGACCGTCCGCGCCGACTCCACCGCGTGGGCGACGCAGGTCAGGCTGTTCGCGGCCGAACTGGTCCGCCGGTTCAACGCCGAGATCGGCGACGGCTCCGTCACCAGGGTCGACGTGCGCGGGCCGCAGGCGCCGAGCTGGCGGCGCGGTCCCCGGAGCGTGCCCGGTCGCGGCCCGCGCGATACGTACGGCTGACCGAATTCGGCCGATCCGCTCCGCGGCGCCAGACGGCCCCCAGCGACGCCGAGGCGCCCGGTGTGGGTATGGGGACACATGCGAGCCGATCCGTGCGGCTCCACGGGGCATTCAGGGCCGCAGAACGCGCATTCTCGCGTCGGCACAAGGTAGAATGGTGACGTCCATCCAGGCCGCACGGTCTCCTGGGCCTCTCAAGCGGCCTGAGGGAGGCGTGGTGCGGCCTGATCCCTGGCAGGAGGTCCCCCGCTCGTGACGGACACTACGTCCTACGACGCCAGCGCCATCACCGTACTCGAAGGTCTCGAAGCGGTCCGTAAACGCCCTGGCATGTACATCGGCTCCACCGGCGAGCGAGGTCTGCACCACCTGGTCTACGAGGTCGTCGACAACTCCGTCGACGAGGCCTTGGCGGGCTACTGCGACCACATCGACATCACCCTGCTCCCCGGCGACGGCGTCCGGGTGGTCGACAACGGCCGCGGCATCCCCGTCGACGAGCACCCCGTCGAGAAGCGGCCGGCGGTCGAGGTCGTCATGACGGTCCTGCACGCGGGCGGCAAGTTCGGCGGCAGCGGCTACAAGGTCTCCGGCGGCCTGCACGGCGTCGGCGTCTCCGTCGTCAACGCGCTCTCCACGAAGGTCGACGTCGAGATCCACCGCGACGGCTACCGATGGACGCAGTCGTACACGTACGGCGTCCCGGACGCCCCGCTGGAGCGGCACGAGGCGTCGGAGCGCACCGGCAACTCGACGACGTTCTACGCGAGCTCGGACATCTTCGAGACCACCACGTACGAC
Protein-coding sequences here:
- a CDS encoding DUF721 domain-containing protein, yielding MSDSDDVTVPRPDVDLPAPATEPVGPADGFTWNPDGEELAKALLARAKAAGRPGRRAPSRKSGDGGSGGRTWRRRRAPGAGWSGPGSDDRDPQAVGSAVDRLIGEHGWAEDIAVHGAVARWDHVVGPEVAAHVQPEHYEDGVLTVRADSTAWATQVRLFAAELVRRFNAEIGDGSVTRVDVRGPQAPSWRRGPRSVPGRGPRDTYG